The following are encoded together in the Chanodichthys erythropterus isolate Z2021 chromosome 16, ASM2448905v1, whole genome shotgun sequence genome:
- the thpo gene encoding thrombopoietin isoform X2, whose product MESNATEDLMFLQGMDLSRVLVVVFSMVASELSSVQTRPIDFVCNSEARRMMNKVKDLQEEMKVCDAVDALPSSIQLQCVGIHKPTWERKSVHEWRAEILLSLGTLAQDVRSARTLSQPGCRLNLLERLERSINNYLHVVRLLHIEGEQVVPQAERCLGQPSKDLGLVLKNFGRLLTGKLEWLIAEMAKGC is encoded by the exons GAGTTCTGGTAGTAGTCTTCAGCATGGTTGCCTCTGAACTGTCTAGCGTTCAAACTAGACCAATTGACTTTGTGTGCAACAGCGAGGCCAGAAGAATGATGAACAAAGTGAAGGACTTACAAGAGGAAATG AAAGTCTGCGATGCTGTAGATGCTCTACCCTCTTCTATTCAATTACAATGCGTCGGCATTCACAAACCAACCTGGGAGAGAAAATCA GTGCATGAGTGGAGGGCTGAGATCCTGCtgtctttggggactctagcgCAGGATGTGCGGTCTGCCAGGACACTCAGCCAACCTGGCTGTAGACTCAATCTGCTAGAGCGCTTGGAACGCAGTATCAACAACTACCTGCATGTAGTCAGACTACTCCACATTGAG GGGGAGCAAGTAGTGCCCCAGGCAGAGAGATGTCTGGGCCAGCCCTCTAAGGATTTGGGTTTGGTGTTGAAGAACTTTGGGAGACTTCTCACAGGCAAGTTGGAGTGGCTCATTGCTGAGATGGCAAAAGGATGCTAG
- the thpo gene encoding thrombopoietin isoform X1 yields the protein MESNATEDLMFLQGMDLSRVLVVVFSMVASELSSVQTRPIDFVCNSEARRMMNKVKDLQEEMKVCDAVDALPSSIQLQCVGIHKPTWERKSVHEWRAEILLSLGTLAQDVRSARTLSQPGCRLNLLERLERSINNYLHVVRLLHIEQGEQVVPQAERCLGQPSKDLGLVLKNFGRLLTGKLEWLIAEMAKGC from the exons GAGTTCTGGTAGTAGTCTTCAGCATGGTTGCCTCTGAACTGTCTAGCGTTCAAACTAGACCAATTGACTTTGTGTGCAACAGCGAGGCCAGAAGAATGATGAACAAAGTGAAGGACTTACAAGAGGAAATG AAAGTCTGCGATGCTGTAGATGCTCTACCCTCTTCTATTCAATTACAATGCGTCGGCATTCACAAACCAACCTGGGAGAGAAAATCA GTGCATGAGTGGAGGGCTGAGATCCTGCtgtctttggggactctagcgCAGGATGTGCGGTCTGCCAGGACACTCAGCCAACCTGGCTGTAGACTCAATCTGCTAGAGCGCTTGGAACGCAGTATCAACAACTACCTGCATGTAGTCAGACTACTCCACATTGAG CAGGGGGAGCAAGTAGTGCCCCAGGCAGAGAGATGTCTGGGCCAGCCCTCTAAGGATTTGGGTTTGGTGTTGAAGAACTTTGGGAGACTTCTCACAGGCAAGTTGGAGTGGCTCATTGCTGAGATGGCAAAAGGATGCTAG
- the zfyve9a gene encoding zinc finger FYVE domain-containing protein 9 isoform X2 → MENYFQAEAFNLDKVLDEFEQNEDETDTPTLSDAKWTQILAPPSHLLSLNPALTHSDLSPRDSPISFKPLLDAQMSDGPSLAEVTRLEGKQGLGQQPEGRSEERPADVHSPPLPQPNIGKLVSTDGQLADLPASSSVVLENGYPASPGHSGQSDVLLANEDETSQAVTDQQSVKDNCELKMERNGTDEGGSGAGHDEPGNRSPVLKNGVKIQAIKPEGGSPVHEVRMRDCNLVFPEGSNPQKGEAVLHKSVNGDGELDFERENHEGVFQNGGLVENESIGKNTWALDQEEKEKTLENDHKGIHGASESSGAEKSLSNGLIVDLDGDAHSQPAVPSKEDSVMEEKEMEESKQECCDPVRGLESGRTGKLNNSRLQPVSVPYGGARPKQPVSLKLQIPQPLSSQVKNEFGSTGKNKNLEPQSMTGVLETSCGITESGVVRMNGEQGDGSSGLLIPSESPDNDLQAGQQGAFSKKPFSSLGEVAPVWVPDSQAPICMKCEVKFTFTKRRHHCRACGKVFCAACCSLKSRLMYMDRKEARVCVTCHRALLNAQAWENMGGGCNQSPNPNNPAEYCSTIPPLQQAQASGALSTPPPTVMVPVGVLKQPGSEGTLPREQRRVWFADGILPNGETTESSKGPPANPNPSQPVATSQSSNKSSGANASETARATGASTASPVGSSLSLIPEDGLPPILISTGVKGDYAVEERPSEIVLMQQLEEGGPDPLVFVLNANLLAMVKLVNYVNRKCWYMTTKGMHAVGQAEVVVLLQCLPDEKTIPKDVFSHFVQLYREALTGNVLSHLGHSFFTQSFLGSKEHGGFLYISPTFQTLQDLPLPNPPYLFGILVQKWETPWAKVFPIRLMLRLGAEYRFYPCPLFSVRFRKPLFGETGHTIMNLLADFRNYQYTLPVVKGLVVDMEVRKTCIKIPSNRYNELMKAMNKSNEHVLAMGACFNERADSHLVCVQNDDGNYQTQAISIHHQPRKVTGASFFVFSGALKASSGYLAKTSIVEDGVMVQITAETMEALRQALREMKDFSIACGKADQDENQEHVHIQWVDDDHNVNKGVISPIDGKSMESVTSVKIFHGSEYKANGKVIRWTEVFFLRSEDQTNGLSDPADHSRLAENVARAFCMALCPHLKLLKEDGMAKLGLRVTLDSDQVGYLAGSNGQPLLPQYLSDLDSALIPVIHSGACQLSEGPVVMELIFYILEIIS, encoded by the exons ATGGAGAATTACTTCCAGGCTGAGGCCTTTAACCTGGACAAGGTGCTGGATGAATTTGAACAGAATGAAG ATGAAACGGACACGCCGACTCTCTCGGATGCCAAGTGGACTCAGATTCTGGCCCCGCCATCACACCTCCTTTCCCTGAATCCAGCACTGACCCACTCTGACCTCAGCCCAAGGGACAGCCCTATCAGCTTCAAGCCTCTTCTGGATGCCCAGATGTCAGATGGCCCCTCTTTGGCTGAGGTCACCAGGTTAGAGGGGAAACAGGGGCTGGGGCAACAGCCAGAGGGCAGGAGTGAAGAACGGCCGGCAGATGTTCATAGTCCCCCTCTGCCCCAGCCCAACATTGGCAAGCTGGTGAGCACTGATGGGCAGTTGGCAGACTTGCCGGCCTCCAGCAGCGTGGTGCTGGAAAACGGCTATCCAGCTAGTCCTGGACATAGCGGCCAGTCTGATGTCCTTCTAGCCAATGAAGATGAGACAAGTCAAGCTGTTACAGATCAGCAAAGTGTTAAGGACAATTGTGAGCTTAAGATGGAGCGGAATGGTACCGATGAGGGAGGAAGTGGTGCTGGTCATGATGAACCTGGGAATAGGTCACCTGTTTTAAAGAACGGTGTTAAGATACAGGCAATCAAGCCTGAAGGTGGTTCACCTGTCCATGAGGTCAGAATGAGGGACTGTAATCTGGTATTTCCAGAAGGAAGTAATCCCCAGAAAGGGGAAGCAGTATTGCACAAATCAGTGAATGGTGATGGAGAACTGGATTTTGAGAGGGAGAATCATGAGGGTGTCTTTCAGAATGGTGGACTGGTCGAGAATGAAAGTATAGGGAAAAATACCTGGGCGTTAGATcaggaagagaaagagaaaacgCTAGAGAATGACCACAAAGGGATTCACGGAGCCTCTGAATCATCAGGGGCGGAGAAGTCCCTGTCCAATGGTCTGATTGTGGATCTTGATGGAGATGCACACAGCCAGCCAGCAGTCCCTTCAAAGGAGGACTCTGTGATGGAAGAAAAAGAAATGGAGGAGAGCAAACAAGAGTGTTGTGATCCAGTTCGAGGACTGGAATCTGGCAGAACTGGCAAACTCAACAACAGCAGACTACAGCCTGTCAGCGTTCCCTATGGTGGTGCCCGCCCAAAACAGCCTGTCAGTCTGAAGCTGCAGATTCCCCAGCCTCTCTCGAGCCAAGTTAAGAATGAATTTGGCTCTACTGGCAAGAACAAGAACCTGGAGCCACAGAGTATGACAGGAGTCCTTGAGACATCTTGTGGAATAACCGAGTCTGGGGTTGTTCGAATGAATGGAGAGCAGGGAGATGGCTCTTCAGGCTTACTCATCCCATCTGAGAGTCCAGACAATGATCTCCAGGCAGGCCAGCAGGGAGCCTTCTCTAAGAAACCCTTCAGCTCCTTGGGGGAAGTGGCTCCTGTTTGGGTTCCTGACTCTCAAGCACCCATTTGCATGAAGTGCGAGGTCAAGTTCACTTTCACTAAAAGAAGACATCACTGTCGGGCTTGTGGCAAG GTGTTCTGTGCTGCTTGTTGTAGTCTGAAAAGCAGACTGATGTACATGGACAGGAAAGAAGCAAGGGTTTGTGTTACCTGCCACCGTGCACTCTTGAATG CTCAAGCATGGGAGAACATGGGAGGTGGTTGCAACCAGAGTCCAAATCCCAACAACCCAGCTGAGTACTGCTCCACAATTCCCCCATTGCAGCAAGCCCAGGCATCAGGAGCACTCAGCACCCCACCACCAACAGTCATGGTGCCTGTTGGTGTCCTTAAACAACCAGGGTCTGAAG GTACTCTTCCTCGAGAGCAAAGAAGGGTTTGGTTTGCTGACGGTATTCTACCCAACGGGGAAACTACAGAGTCTTCTAAAGGGCCGCCGGCAAACCCCAACCCCTCACAGCCTGTGGCAACATCCCAAAGCTCAAACAAATCCTCAGGAGCCAATGCTTCTGAG ACGGCCCGTGCCACTGGAGCCTCGACCGCCAGCCCTGTGGGCAGCTCTCTCAGTCTGATCCCAGAGGACGGACTTCCTCCCATCCTCATCTCCACAGGCGTCAAAGGAG ACTATGCTGTGGAGGAAAGACCTTCTGAGATTGTGCTGATGCAGCAGCTTGAGGAGGGTGGCCCTGATCCCCTCGTGTTTGTCCTCAATGCCAACCTGCTGGCCATGGTCAAACTGGTCAATT ATGTAAATAGGAAGTGCTGGTATATGACAACAAAGGGTATGCATGCCGTGGGCCAGGCCGAGGTTGTAGTGCTTCTACAGTGCCTCCCTGATGAGAAAACCATTCCCAAGGACGTCTTCAGCCACTTCGTCCAGCTGTACCGGGAGGCTCTCACAG GAAATGTGTTAAGTCACCTGGGCCACTCCTTCTTCACTCAGAGCTTCCTGGGCAGCAAGGAGCATGGCGGCTTCCTTTACATCAGCCCCACCTTCCAGACCCTGCAGGACCTTCCGTTGCCTAACCCACCCTACCTCTTTGGTATCCTGGTGCAGAAGTGGGAGACCCCCTGGGCTAAGGTCTTTCCCATCCGACTCATGCTCCGCCTAGGGGCGGAATACCGAT TCTACCCCTGCCCACTGTTTAGCGTTCGCTTCAGAAAACCCCTTTTTGGAGAAACCGGTCATACCATCATGAACTTGCTGGCA GACTTCAGAAATTACCAGTACACATTGCCGGTGGTGAAGGGGCTGGTGGTGGACATGGAAGTGCGGAAAACGTGCATCAAGATACCGAGTAACCGTTACAATGAG CTCATGAAGGCAATGAATAAGTCCAACGAGCATGTGCTGGCAATGGGCGCATGCTTCAATGAGCGGGCGGATTCCCATCTTGTCTGCGTTCAGAACGATGATGGTAACTACCAGACGCAGGCCATCAGTATTCATCACCAGCCTCGCAAAG TGACTGGTGCCTCCTTCTTTGTGTTCAGCGGGGCTTTGAAGGCTTCATCGGGCTACTTGGCTAAGACCAGCATTGTGGAAG ATGGCGTGATGGTGCAGATTACAGCTGAAACGATGGAGGCCTTACGGCAAGCCCTGAGAGAGATGAAAGATTTCAGTATTGCCTGTGGGAAAGCTGATCAGGATGAGAACCAGGAACACGTCCATATCCAGTGGGTTGATGATGACCACAATGTCAACAAGGG AGTGATCAGCCCCATTGATGGGAAATCCATGGAGTCAGTCACCAGCGTCAAGATCTTCCATGGCTCGGAGTATAAAGCCAATGGGAAAGTCATCCGTTGGACAGAG GTGTTCTTCCTACGGAGTGAGGACCAGACCAATGGCCTGAGTGATCCTGCAGACCACAGCCGACTCGCCGAGAATGTGGCAAGGGCTTTCTGCATGGCCCTGTGCCCTCACCTCAAACTTCTCAAAGAGGACGGCATGGCCAAACTGGGCCTGCGGGTTACTTTGGACTCTGATCAG GTGGGCTACCTAGCAGGCAGTAACGGTCAGCCGCTGCTcccccagtacctgagcgatCTAGACAGCGCCCTCATCCCAGTGATCCACAGTGGGGCCTGCCAGCTAAGTGAGGGGCCTGTGGTGATGGAGCTCATCTTCTACATCCTGGAGATCATCTCTTAA
- the zfyve9a gene encoding zinc finger FYVE domain-containing protein 9 isoform X1, which produces MENYFQAEAFNLDKVLDEFEQNEDETDTPTLSDAKWTQILAPPSHLLSLNPALTHSDLSPRDSPISFKPLLDAQMSDGPSLAEVTRLEGKQGLGQQPEGRSEERPADVHSPPLPQPNIGKLVSTDGQLADLPASSSVVLENGYPASPGHSGQSDVLLANEDETSQAVTDQQSVKDNCELKMERNGTDEGGSGAGHDEPGNRSPVLKNGVKIQAIKPEGGSPVHEVRMRDCNLVFPEGSNPQKGEAVLHKSVNGDGELDFERENHEGVFQNGGLVENESIGKNTWALDQEEKEKTLENDHKGIHGASESSGAEKSLSNGLIVDLDGDAHSQPAVPSKEDSVMEEKEMEESKQECCDPVRGLESGRTGKLNNSRLQPVSVPYGGARPKQPVSLKLQIPQPLSSQVKNEFGSTGKNKNLEPQSMTGVLETSCGITESGVVRMNGEQGDGSSGLLIPSESPDNDLQAGQQGAFSKKPFSSLGEVAPVWVPDSQAPICMKCEVKFTFTKRRHHCRACGKVFCAACCSLKSRLMYMDRKEARVCVTCHRALLNAQAWENMGGGCNQSPNPNNPAEYCSTIPPLQQAQASGALSTPPPTVMVPVGVLKQPGSEGTLPREQRRVWFADGILPNGETTESSKGPPANPNPSQPVATSQSSNKSSGANASETARATGASTASPVGSSLSLIPEDGLPPILISTGVKGGTGGHITDYAVEERPSEIVLMQQLEEGGPDPLVFVLNANLLAMVKLVNYVNRKCWYMTTKGMHAVGQAEVVVLLQCLPDEKTIPKDVFSHFVQLYREALTGNVLSHLGHSFFTQSFLGSKEHGGFLYISPTFQTLQDLPLPNPPYLFGILVQKWETPWAKVFPIRLMLRLGAEYRFYPCPLFSVRFRKPLFGETGHTIMNLLADFRNYQYTLPVVKGLVVDMEVRKTCIKIPSNRYNELMKAMNKSNEHVLAMGACFNERADSHLVCVQNDDGNYQTQAISIHHQPRKVTGASFFVFSGALKASSGYLAKTSIVEDGVMVQITAETMEALRQALREMKDFSIACGKADQDENQEHVHIQWVDDDHNVNKGVISPIDGKSMESVTSVKIFHGSEYKANGKVIRWTEVFFLRSEDQTNGLSDPADHSRLAENVARAFCMALCPHLKLLKEDGMAKLGLRVTLDSDQVGYLAGSNGQPLLPQYLSDLDSALIPVIHSGACQLSEGPVVMELIFYILEIIS; this is translated from the exons ATGGAGAATTACTTCCAGGCTGAGGCCTTTAACCTGGACAAGGTGCTGGATGAATTTGAACAGAATGAAG ATGAAACGGACACGCCGACTCTCTCGGATGCCAAGTGGACTCAGATTCTGGCCCCGCCATCACACCTCCTTTCCCTGAATCCAGCACTGACCCACTCTGACCTCAGCCCAAGGGACAGCCCTATCAGCTTCAAGCCTCTTCTGGATGCCCAGATGTCAGATGGCCCCTCTTTGGCTGAGGTCACCAGGTTAGAGGGGAAACAGGGGCTGGGGCAACAGCCAGAGGGCAGGAGTGAAGAACGGCCGGCAGATGTTCATAGTCCCCCTCTGCCCCAGCCCAACATTGGCAAGCTGGTGAGCACTGATGGGCAGTTGGCAGACTTGCCGGCCTCCAGCAGCGTGGTGCTGGAAAACGGCTATCCAGCTAGTCCTGGACATAGCGGCCAGTCTGATGTCCTTCTAGCCAATGAAGATGAGACAAGTCAAGCTGTTACAGATCAGCAAAGTGTTAAGGACAATTGTGAGCTTAAGATGGAGCGGAATGGTACCGATGAGGGAGGAAGTGGTGCTGGTCATGATGAACCTGGGAATAGGTCACCTGTTTTAAAGAACGGTGTTAAGATACAGGCAATCAAGCCTGAAGGTGGTTCACCTGTCCATGAGGTCAGAATGAGGGACTGTAATCTGGTATTTCCAGAAGGAAGTAATCCCCAGAAAGGGGAAGCAGTATTGCACAAATCAGTGAATGGTGATGGAGAACTGGATTTTGAGAGGGAGAATCATGAGGGTGTCTTTCAGAATGGTGGACTGGTCGAGAATGAAAGTATAGGGAAAAATACCTGGGCGTTAGATcaggaagagaaagagaaaacgCTAGAGAATGACCACAAAGGGATTCACGGAGCCTCTGAATCATCAGGGGCGGAGAAGTCCCTGTCCAATGGTCTGATTGTGGATCTTGATGGAGATGCACACAGCCAGCCAGCAGTCCCTTCAAAGGAGGACTCTGTGATGGAAGAAAAAGAAATGGAGGAGAGCAAACAAGAGTGTTGTGATCCAGTTCGAGGACTGGAATCTGGCAGAACTGGCAAACTCAACAACAGCAGACTACAGCCTGTCAGCGTTCCCTATGGTGGTGCCCGCCCAAAACAGCCTGTCAGTCTGAAGCTGCAGATTCCCCAGCCTCTCTCGAGCCAAGTTAAGAATGAATTTGGCTCTACTGGCAAGAACAAGAACCTGGAGCCACAGAGTATGACAGGAGTCCTTGAGACATCTTGTGGAATAACCGAGTCTGGGGTTGTTCGAATGAATGGAGAGCAGGGAGATGGCTCTTCAGGCTTACTCATCCCATCTGAGAGTCCAGACAATGATCTCCAGGCAGGCCAGCAGGGAGCCTTCTCTAAGAAACCCTTCAGCTCCTTGGGGGAAGTGGCTCCTGTTTGGGTTCCTGACTCTCAAGCACCCATTTGCATGAAGTGCGAGGTCAAGTTCACTTTCACTAAAAGAAGACATCACTGTCGGGCTTGTGGCAAG GTGTTCTGTGCTGCTTGTTGTAGTCTGAAAAGCAGACTGATGTACATGGACAGGAAAGAAGCAAGGGTTTGTGTTACCTGCCACCGTGCACTCTTGAATG CTCAAGCATGGGAGAACATGGGAGGTGGTTGCAACCAGAGTCCAAATCCCAACAACCCAGCTGAGTACTGCTCCACAATTCCCCCATTGCAGCAAGCCCAGGCATCAGGAGCACTCAGCACCCCACCACCAACAGTCATGGTGCCTGTTGGTGTCCTTAAACAACCAGGGTCTGAAG GTACTCTTCCTCGAGAGCAAAGAAGGGTTTGGTTTGCTGACGGTATTCTACCCAACGGGGAAACTACAGAGTCTTCTAAAGGGCCGCCGGCAAACCCCAACCCCTCACAGCCTGTGGCAACATCCCAAAGCTCAAACAAATCCTCAGGAGCCAATGCTTCTGAG ACGGCCCGTGCCACTGGAGCCTCGACCGCCAGCCCTGTGGGCAGCTCTCTCAGTCTGATCCCAGAGGACGGACTTCCTCCCATCCTCATCTCCACAGGCGTCAAAGGAGGTACGGGAGGCCACATCACAG ACTATGCTGTGGAGGAAAGACCTTCTGAGATTGTGCTGATGCAGCAGCTTGAGGAGGGTGGCCCTGATCCCCTCGTGTTTGTCCTCAATGCCAACCTGCTGGCCATGGTCAAACTGGTCAATT ATGTAAATAGGAAGTGCTGGTATATGACAACAAAGGGTATGCATGCCGTGGGCCAGGCCGAGGTTGTAGTGCTTCTACAGTGCCTCCCTGATGAGAAAACCATTCCCAAGGACGTCTTCAGCCACTTCGTCCAGCTGTACCGGGAGGCTCTCACAG GAAATGTGTTAAGTCACCTGGGCCACTCCTTCTTCACTCAGAGCTTCCTGGGCAGCAAGGAGCATGGCGGCTTCCTTTACATCAGCCCCACCTTCCAGACCCTGCAGGACCTTCCGTTGCCTAACCCACCCTACCTCTTTGGTATCCTGGTGCAGAAGTGGGAGACCCCCTGGGCTAAGGTCTTTCCCATCCGACTCATGCTCCGCCTAGGGGCGGAATACCGAT TCTACCCCTGCCCACTGTTTAGCGTTCGCTTCAGAAAACCCCTTTTTGGAGAAACCGGTCATACCATCATGAACTTGCTGGCA GACTTCAGAAATTACCAGTACACATTGCCGGTGGTGAAGGGGCTGGTGGTGGACATGGAAGTGCGGAAAACGTGCATCAAGATACCGAGTAACCGTTACAATGAG CTCATGAAGGCAATGAATAAGTCCAACGAGCATGTGCTGGCAATGGGCGCATGCTTCAATGAGCGGGCGGATTCCCATCTTGTCTGCGTTCAGAACGATGATGGTAACTACCAGACGCAGGCCATCAGTATTCATCACCAGCCTCGCAAAG TGACTGGTGCCTCCTTCTTTGTGTTCAGCGGGGCTTTGAAGGCTTCATCGGGCTACTTGGCTAAGACCAGCATTGTGGAAG ATGGCGTGATGGTGCAGATTACAGCTGAAACGATGGAGGCCTTACGGCAAGCCCTGAGAGAGATGAAAGATTTCAGTATTGCCTGTGGGAAAGCTGATCAGGATGAGAACCAGGAACACGTCCATATCCAGTGGGTTGATGATGACCACAATGTCAACAAGGG AGTGATCAGCCCCATTGATGGGAAATCCATGGAGTCAGTCACCAGCGTCAAGATCTTCCATGGCTCGGAGTATAAAGCCAATGGGAAAGTCATCCGTTGGACAGAG GTGTTCTTCCTACGGAGTGAGGACCAGACCAATGGCCTGAGTGATCCTGCAGACCACAGCCGACTCGCCGAGAATGTGGCAAGGGCTTTCTGCATGGCCCTGTGCCCTCACCTCAAACTTCTCAAAGAGGACGGCATGGCCAAACTGGGCCTGCGGGTTACTTTGGACTCTGATCAG GTGGGCTACCTAGCAGGCAGTAACGGTCAGCCGCTGCTcccccagtacctgagcgatCTAGACAGCGCCCTCATCCCAGTGATCCACAGTGGGGCCTGCCAGCTAAGTGAGGGGCCTGTGGTGATGGAGCTCATCTTCTACATCCTGGAGATCATCTCTTAA
- the thpo gene encoding thrombopoietin isoform X4, producing MVASELSSVQTRPIDFVCNSEARRMMNKVKDLQEEMKVCDAVDALPSSIQLQCVGIHKPTWERKSVHEWRAEILLSLGTLAQDVRSARTLSQPGCRLNLLERLERSINNYLHVVRLLHIEQGEQVVPQAERCLGQPSKDLGLVLKNFGRLLTGKLEWLIAEMAKGC from the exons ATGGTTGCCTCTGAACTGTCTAGCGTTCAAACTAGACCAATTGACTTTGTGTGCAACAGCGAGGCCAGAAGAATGATGAACAAAGTGAAGGACTTACAAGAGGAAATG AAAGTCTGCGATGCTGTAGATGCTCTACCCTCTTCTATTCAATTACAATGCGTCGGCATTCACAAACCAACCTGGGAGAGAAAATCA GTGCATGAGTGGAGGGCTGAGATCCTGCtgtctttggggactctagcgCAGGATGTGCGGTCTGCCAGGACACTCAGCCAACCTGGCTGTAGACTCAATCTGCTAGAGCGCTTGGAACGCAGTATCAACAACTACCTGCATGTAGTCAGACTACTCCACATTGAG CAGGGGGAGCAAGTAGTGCCCCAGGCAGAGAGATGTCTGGGCCAGCCCTCTAAGGATTTGGGTTTGGTGTTGAAGAACTTTGGGAGACTTCTCACAGGCAAGTTGGAGTGGCTCATTGCTGAGATGGCAAAAGGATGCTAG
- the thpo gene encoding thrombopoietin isoform X3, whose protein sequence is MESNATEDLMFLQGMDLSRVLVVVFSMVASELSSVQTRPIDFVCNSEARRMMNKVKDLQEEMKVCDAVDALPSSIQLQCVGIHKPTWERKSVHEWRAEILLSLGTLAQDVRSARTLSQPGCRLNLLERLERSINNYLHVVRLLHIEQGEQVVPQAERCLGQPSKDLGLVLKNFGRLLTDRPNPF, encoded by the exons GAGTTCTGGTAGTAGTCTTCAGCATGGTTGCCTCTGAACTGTCTAGCGTTCAAACTAGACCAATTGACTTTGTGTGCAACAGCGAGGCCAGAAGAATGATGAACAAAGTGAAGGACTTACAAGAGGAAATG AAAGTCTGCGATGCTGTAGATGCTCTACCCTCTTCTATTCAATTACAATGCGTCGGCATTCACAAACCAACCTGGGAGAGAAAATCA GTGCATGAGTGGAGGGCTGAGATCCTGCtgtctttggggactctagcgCAGGATGTGCGGTCTGCCAGGACACTCAGCCAACCTGGCTGTAGACTCAATCTGCTAGAGCGCTTGGAACGCAGTATCAACAACTACCTGCATGTAGTCAGACTACTCCACATTGAG CAGGGGGAGCAAGTAGTGCCCCAGGCAGAGAGATGTCTGGGCCAGCCCTCTAAGGATTTGGGTTTGGTGTTGAAGAACTTTGGGAGACTTCTCACAG ATAGGCCCAATCCATTTTAA